A stretch of the Chanos chanos chromosome 1, fChaCha1.1, whole genome shotgun sequence genome encodes the following:
- the kazald3 gene encoding kazal-type serine peptidase inhibitor domain 3: MLWDKVMFALIALNSGIGKSFPNYKYDDMDDDLASFDYYKAMDELDYRNGTECEECVPELCPEAKGCRAGLVQDSCGCCMECGNLEGQSCDLGERNVYFGLCGSDLECKFDGSDGDGGELPEPQCVCVSQEPLCGSDGQTYMNLCKFKEAAFLNPVLNVSDGPCKTVPIIKVPPHNQVNVTGSSMVFLCEVFAYPMALVEWRKDGNDVILPGDDPHISVQSRGGPQKYELSSWLQIEDASQMDSGTYRCIAHNELGNVSATAVLGVLPPDEMSAYLKEKMKEMFGFDQSRDYDEDYY; this comes from the exons ATGCTGTGGGATAAAGTTATGTTTGCACTGATTGCTCTAAACAGCGGGATCGGAAAAAGTTTTCCAAACTATAAATATGATGATATGGATGATGATCTTGCGTCTTTTGATTACTACAAAGCGATGGATGAGCTGGATTACCGAAATGGCACAGAATGTGAGGAGTGTGTGCCGGAGCTGTGTCCTGAAGCGAAGGGCTGTAGAGCGGGGCTTGTGCAGGACAGCTGCGGCTGTTGCATGGAATGTGGAAATCTAGAGGGACAGTCGTGTGATCTTGGAGAGAGGAATGTCTATTTCGGACTGTGTGGTTCGGATCTCGAGTGCAAATTCGACGGTTCGGATGGAGATGGTGGAGAGCTACCGGAACctcaatgtgtatgtgtttctcaaGAACCTCTCTGTGGTTCCGATGGTCAGACTTACATGAACCTTTGTAAGTTCAAAGAGGCGGCTTTCTTGAACCCCGTACTCAACGTAAGTGACGGCCCGTGCAAAACAG TTCCTATTATCAAAGTCCCACCTCATAACCAGGTGAACGTGACAGGAAGCAGtatggtgtttctgtgtgaggtgTTTGCCTATCCCATGGCGCTGGTGGAATGGAGAAAAGATGGCAACGATGTGATATTACCCGGTGATGACCCACACATATCTGTCCAG tccaggGGAGGTCCTCAGAAGTATGAGCTGTCAAGCTGGCTTCAGATCGAAGATGCAAGTCAGATGGATTCGGGCACGTACAGATGTATCGCTCACAATGAACTTGGCAACGTTTCAGCAACTGCTGTGTTAGGGGTGCTACCTCCAG aTGAAATGTCTGCctatttaaaggaaaaaatgaaagagatgtttGGATTTGACCAGTCCAGAGACTATGATGAGGACTATTACTGA
- the dok2 gene encoding docking protein 2, with amino-acid sequence MEEDIRKRGMLYLQQQRFGKKWRKVWTILYKESTCSISRLEFFECKDHSGTLEKSNRKQDNKKVIKLSDCIRVTCEVDVEGCPRDCGPLLVETSEKQFVFAAENAEVEDWKKKLCEIAFPVSTRWTERGQRRGSMQHTQAESDEVTMADNSIYSGREGAMKDFRVTIRRTEASERCNLRGAHLLRTDFDSLLLKDPKTGEVVYTWPYRFLRRFGRDKTTFSFEAGRRCDSGEGNFEFETKLGNEIFQCVEAAINVQKTSLSHRQFSAGGCLERDPPRINTPADDGGAYSTVNEMTSRETPLTPQPPRSRLETPSDKHLTGVKSLTLDTRPPPRKSQVKNFRSCPLANSESDMYCKATMPVSDQGSLGEQVEPESKNSPSSNHSDPDYALPFDTIAKNLAEMLSVSHPPPAVADPGCKRERAEEDSKLTEPLYDSIDEMAIRTPLAQKSKSRPSTYSRAEHIYDEPEGCAVAGVAPTFLYDDPEEVKGHAWKIRGNAADPSGHEYPYNPQVDDYAVPKPPRRAFASEQKQKDQATIEEDDSSPYDNVMLKMV; translated from the exons ATGGAGGAAGACATAAGAAAAAGAGGGATGCTGTACCTGCAGCAACAAAGATTTGGAAAG AAATGGAGAAAGGTTTGGACCATTCTGTACAAAGAGAGCACTTGCTCCATCTCCAGACTGGAGTTTTTTGAGTGCAAGGACCACAGTGGCACTTTGGAGAAATCCAACCGCAAACAGGACAACAAGAAG GTGATAAAGCTGAGCGATTGTATTCGTGTGACATGTGAAGTGGACGTGGAGGGCTGTCCGAGGGACTGCGGGCCCCTCTTGGTGGAGACCTCCGAAAAGCAGTTTGTCTTTGCCGCCGAAAACGCCGAGGTGGAGGACTGGAAgaaaaaactgtgtgaaatCGCCTTCCCTGTGAGTACC agatggacagagagaggacagagacggGGGAGCATGCAGCACACACAAGCCGAATCAGACGAGGTAACCATGGCGGACAACTCCATTTACAGTGGCAGAGAGGGCG CCATGAAGGATTTCAGAGTGACAATAAGGCGAACAGAGGCTTCAGAAAGGTGTAATCTGAGAGGGGCTCACCTGCTAAGGACAGACTTTGACAGCCTACTGTTGAAAGACCCCAAAACAGGCGAAGTGGTTTACACTTGGCCCTACCGTTTCCTCCGCAGGTTCGGGCGTGATAAG ACGACCTTCTCCTTCGAGGCCGGGCGTAGGTGTGACTCCGGTGAAGGCAACTTTGAATTTGAGACGAAGTTGGGCAACGAGATTTTCCAGTGTGTGGAAGCAGCCATCAACGTTCAGAAGACTAGCCTCTCCCACAGGCAATTCTCGGCCGGCGGATGCCTGGAACGGGATCCGCCTCGGATCAACACGCCAGCGGACGATGGTGGTGCGTACAGTACCGTAAACGAGATGACAAGCCGGGAAACCCCTTTGACGCCGCAGCCTCCTCGATCCAGACTGGAGACTCCCTCGGACAAGCATCTGACTGGAGTGAAGAGCCTCACTCTGGACACCCGGCCGCCGCCCCGGAAAAGCCAAGTCAAAAACTTCCGCAGCTGTCCGTTAGCTAACTCCGAGAGCGATATGTACTGTAAAGCCACCATGCCCGTTAGTGACCAAGGCAGTCTCGGAGAACAAGTGGAGCCGGAGAGCAAAAACTCGCCCTCCTCCAACCACAGTGACCCGGACTACGCACTACCTTTTGACACCATTGCTAAAAACCTTGCAGAGATGTTGTCGGTGTCGCATCCGCCTCCGGCTGTAGCAGATCCTGGTTGCAAGAGGGAGCGGGCGGAGGAAGACAGTAAGCTAACGGAGCCCCTGTACGACAGCATTGACGAGATGGCTATCAGAACGCCGTTAGCACAGAAGAGCAAGTCACGGCCGTCCACCTACTCCAGAGCCGAGCACATCTACGACGAGCCCGAGGGTTGTGCTGTGGCTGGCGTTGCGCCCACGTTCCTCTATGATGATCCcgaagaggtcaaaggtcatgccTGGAAAATAAGGGGAAATGCGGCGGACCCGAGCGGCCACGAGTATCCGTACAATCCGCAGGTCGATGACTACGCCGTTCCCAAACCTCCCAGAAGGGCTTTCGCTTccgaacagaaacagaaagaccagGCAACCATAGAAGAGGACGATAGCTCACCTTACGATAACGTGATGCTGAAAATGGTGTAA